GCAATCTATTTTCATTGGTGGGGCAGGCTTCCAGCCTGCACAGGCAAGATGCCCTACCAATTTTGGATTTTAGATTTTATATCAAATCCGGTTGATTGCCCATGATTTGGCAGCCCTCACCCCGCCTCCGGCACCCCTCTCCCAAGCGTGGGAGAGGGGCAGGGGTGAGGGCGAGATCTTACAGTTATTTAAGCGGATTTGATATTAGATTTTGGATTGAGCACAACTGCACAGGCAAGATGCCTATTCTACTCACAACTTATTTAGGATTGCTATAGTATTTTTGCTTCACTCTGTAAATCCACGCATTCTAGTGTATTTGCTAGAAAAACTTGTAAGAAAAGCCGTGATTCTACCGATAGTTATTCTGAGAAGTTCAGTCATTATATTTAGTCGATAGCTCACATTCTCGCAAACCAGATACGACTAGATTGATGCTTTACTCTGTATTAAAATACCTGGCTCTTAAGCTCAATAATGTTGTTTTAAAACTATCTAGGCAGCAGAAACATTTGTTGCTAATTTCAATTGATATTGTTTTATTTTTGGTATCTATATATAGCGCGTTTTGTTTCCGCTTAGGTTTTTGGCTTAGTTATTCAACAATATGGCAATTCATTTGGTTACTTGGATCGCTGCTGATTGTTAAAATTGTCATCTTTCGAGCGATGGGCATCTATCGCTCTGTTCTCCGCTATACAGGCTTGGAGTTTATATTGACTGCCCTCAAAGCAGTTCTATTAAGTTCCGGTACATTAGTTGTCCTTGCTTATTTATTGCAATCCTTCCAACTACCTCGCTCGGTTCTGATTAACGATGCCTTTCTAACCCTGCTTTTGGTAGTTAACGTGCGGCTTTTGATGCGTTGGATAGTTTCCCGCTTGCAACTAGACCATCCAGGTAATTCTCCAGAACGAGTTGTTATTTACGGTGCAGGCGCCTGTGGTTCTAAACTGGCTCAAACTTTAGCTAGCGATCGCGCCTATCGGCTGATAGCCTTTGTGGATGACAATCCATCTCTGCACAATGAGACAGTTCAGGGACTGAGGGTTTACTCACCAGCCGATTTAGCAAAACTACTAGAGGCAAAGCCGTTTGACACCCTTCTGTTGGCTATGCCTTCGGTAGATGGACGAACTAAAAGCCAAATTTTAGCCAATCTCCAGTCCTTACCCGTGGCGGTGAAGACTGTACCAAGCATTACTGAGATTCTATCCGGTAAGGTTTCTATTAGTAGACTTCGCAACATTGAGATTGCAGATCTGTTAGGTCGAGAACAAGTTGCGCCCAATCTAGAGTTACTGCAAATGAACGTAACCGATAAAGTAGTGCTGGTGACTGGTGCTGGAGGTTCGATTGGATCTGAGTTATGCCGTCAGATCGCTCAGCAGAAACCTCAATGCTTGGTGTTGTATGAGCTGAGTGAGTTTGCGCTTTACAGCATTGACATGGAACTGGCTGAAACTTATCCCACGCTAAAACGGATTGCTTACTTGGGTTCTGTGACCGATCGCGCCCATCTAAGTGCTGTCTTGACCAAGTATCAGGTAGATACGGTCTATCATGCAGCTGCATATAAGCATGTGCCGTTGGTGGAAGCAAATTCTGCTCAAGGTATTTTGAATAACGTTTTAGGAACTTTGATAGCAGCTCGTTGTGCAATCGACTGTGGTGTTAGCAAGTTTGTTTTGATTTCTACGGATAAGGCGGTTCGTCCTACCAATGTGATGGGAACCACTAAACGGGTGGCAGAGTTGATTTTGCAGGCGCTGGCTGAGCAACCGGAAATGACCACCTGTTTCACTATGGTGCGATTTGGCAATGTACTAGGCAGTAGTGGTTCAGTTGTGCCACGGTTCCGGCAACAGATTGCAGAGGGTAAGGCAATTACACTCACGCATGCAGATATGACTCGTTATTTCATGTCTATACCCGAAGCCGCTTCCTTGGTGATTCAGGCGGGAGCGATGGGTAAAGGCGGTGAAGTTTTCTTATTAGATATGGGCGAACCTGTACGGATTTACGATTTGGCGGTGGAGATGATTCACCTCAGTGGTTTAGAGCCAGGGAAAGATATTGAGATTCAAATTACTGGCTTAAGACCCGGAGAAAAGATCTATGAGGAATTGCTGATTGATACTGCAAATGCCAGGTTAACCCAGCATCCCAAGATTTTCTGTGCTTATGAAGCGTCCACACCTTGGAAAGTCTTAGAGCTACGCCTAGAGGCACTGTTTTTGCACGCTCAACTCGGCAACCAGGAGAGTATCCTGTCAGAATTACGGCGAATTGTGCCAGAGTATCAGCCCAGAGGTTTGGAGAAGTCAGAAGTTCAAGCTATAGCTGCGTAGCGGTTTGTTTGCATCACACCCCAAGAATACTACTGCGGTACTCGGGGAACAAGGGTGCAGGGGGAATTGCTTATATCAAATCCGGTTGATTGCCCATGATTTGGCAGCCCTCACCCCGCCTCCGGCACCCCTCTCCCAAGCTTGGGAGAGGGGCAGGGGGTGAGGGCGAGATCTTACAGTCATTTAAGCGGATTTGATATTAGAAAGACTGCATACGCTTTCCCCTGCTCCCCCTGCTTCCCCTGCTGCCAACACGATGCAGTTTAAATGCACAACAGCTTACTCTTGCCATTCGCGTTCTAGTCCAGCTAGCCTAACGAGGCACTCAATGGTTCTAGTCTGAGCCTGTAACTTATCTGCTAGCGTTTGAGCGGTTCTGGCTTGTTGCTCGACGGTTCCGGCAATGCGCTCCATCTGCACTTCAATACGGTTAATCCCCTCAGTTAACTGCCCGACTTGGTCTGCTAAAGTGTCAAGTCGTTGAGTCAGTCGCCGATCTAGTTCTTGAATGGCAGGAGAATACGGCTGCCAGCGAAGACTTGTAGCCTCCAGGAGTGCGTCAGCAG
This window of the Chroococcidiopsis sp. CCMEE 29 genome carries:
- a CDS encoding nucleoside-diphosphate sugar epimerase/dehydratase — encoded protein: MLLISIDIVLFLVSIYSAFCFRLGFWLSYSTIWQFIWLLGSLLIVKIVIFRAMGIYRSVLRYTGLEFILTALKAVLLSSGTLVVLAYLLQSFQLPRSVLINDAFLTLLLVVNVRLLMRWIVSRLQLDHPGNSPERVVIYGAGACGSKLAQTLASDRAYRLIAFVDDNPSLHNETVQGLRVYSPADLAKLLEAKPFDTLLLAMPSVDGRTKSQILANLQSLPVAVKTVPSITEILSGKVSISRLRNIEIADLLGREQVAPNLELLQMNVTDKVVLVTGAGGSIGSELCRQIAQQKPQCLVLYELSEFALYSIDMELAETYPTLKRIAYLGSVTDRAHLSAVLTKYQVDTVYHAAAYKHVPLVEANSAQGILNNVLGTLIAARCAIDCGVSKFVLISTDKAVRPTNVMGTTKRVAELILQALAEQPEMTTCFTMVRFGNVLGSSGSVVPRFRQQIAEGKAITLTHADMTRYFMSIPEAASLVIQAGAMGKGGEVFLLDMGEPVRIYDLAVEMIHLSGLEPGKDIEIQITGLRPGEKIYEELLIDTANARLTQHPKIFCAYEASTPWKVLELRLEALFLHAQLGNQESILSELRRIVPEYQPRGLEKSEVQAIAA